One Thiocapsa sp. genomic window, GACGAGGCGCTTCGCGCACTGATCGCCGAGGCGGTCAGACAAGAGGTTCAGCCCTTGAGAAAAGAGATCGTCCAGCTCAAAGAGCAGACCGGGTTGCAGCAGATCCTCGGCGGAATGGGTTATATCGCGGGTCTCTTCGGGTTGCTGTTTTTTGTCTACGGCCGCCGGCCGACGCAAGGCTGAGACCGGCCATGGGTCATCTGCTCGAGCCCGCCGAACCTGCGACGACAGCCCGCGGGGCGCGCCGGGGCTGGCTGCGTGACCTGGATCCGCGCCTTCGCATCGTCGCCGCCACGCTGTTCGCACTGGTGGTGGTGTCCCTGTCCGGTCTACAGACGCTCGCACTCGCGCTTGGCCTGGCCATCCTCTTGATGTTCTGGGCACGTCTGCCCGCCGGCCCGACCCTCAAACGGATGGCGGCGATGGACGGCCTTATGCTGTTCATCTTGGTGCTGCTGCCCTTTACGGTGCCCGGCACGCCGATCTTCGCGTGGGGATCCTTCAGCGCGAGCGCAGAGGGGCTGAATAAGGCGATCACGATCGTGCTCAAGGCCAACGCGATCGTGCTCGCGCTTTTGTCCTTGGTCGGCAGCCTGGAGGCGGTCACGCTCGGCCACGCCCTTGCCCGCCTGCGGATGCCGGCGACACTGGTGCAGCTGCTGCTCTTCACCGTGCGCTACATCAGCGTCATCGGCGAGGAATACGCGCGACTGCGCACCGCGATGCGTGCGCGCGGCTTTCGCCCGGGCAACAACCGACACACCTACCAAAGCCTCGGCTATCTGGTCGGGATGCTGCTGGTGCGCAGCCTGGAACGCTCCGAGCGTATCCTGGCCGCGATGCGCTGTCGCGGCTTCCAAGGCCATTTTCATCTCTTGGACCAATTCGCCTATCGACCCGGCGATGCGGTCTTCGCAGGGGCGGCCGTGGTCGCGTTTGCCGCTTTGCTCGCATTGGATCTCCTGCATGCCCCCCTTGTTTGAGCTGAGCGGTGTGCGCTTTGCGTACCCCGGACAAGCGCCGGTCCTGATGGATGTGAGTCTCGGCCTGGAGGCGGGCGAGCGCATCGCGCTGACCGGGCCGAACGGATCCGGCAAGAGCACGCTGCTGCACATCATGGTCGGGCTCTTACGGCCCCAGGCCGGGACGGTTGTCGCCTTCGGCACCCCGAGGCGCAAGGAACAGGATTTCCATGAGGTCCGACAGCGCGTCGGCCTGGTCTTTCAGGATCCGGACGACCAGCTCTTCTGTCCGACCGTGGCCGAGGACATCGCCTTCGGACCGCTCAACCTCGGCCAATCGAAGACCGAGGTCCTCGAGGTGGTCGATCGCACGCTCGACCGATTACAGCTGAGGCACCTGCGCGACCGCGTGACCCACAAGCTCTCGGGCGGTGAAAAGCGTTTGGTCGGCCTCGCCACGGTGCTCGCGATGGAGCCGGACGTGCTCCTGCTCGACGAGCCCACCAATGCACTGGACGAGGCGACTCGGGCCCGCCTCGTTGCGATCCTCAACGCGCTCCCCCAAGCCCTGATCCTCATCTCCCACGACGCCCACTTCAGACGCAAGGTCACCAGCCATCAATACCGGATCCGCGACGGTGTCATCGGTGCGCTGGAGGTGCATTGTGCGCATGTCGAATAGGCCGACCCGAGCGAGCTTCGGGGGGGGCTGCGGTCATTCTACCGGCAGAGCCGCAACCAGGAAGAGTGGTCGAAGGCTCTACTCGTTGTCGTGTTCGTCCGGAATCCGATTACGACTATTGAACCGCGCCGGCTCCAACCTGCCTTACCCACAACGAGATGAAAGCCAATGAAATCGACACGACCCCATCGGGTTTTGATGACCTCGGCCTTGTTGATCCTGTTCTCGGTGTCGCCCCTGCGGGCCGATGCCGATGCAGCGATCGCCGCCAAGGTCGAGACCATCATCGCGCTCAACCAACACCTCAGTGGCTATGCGATCCAGATCCTCTCGCAGGACGGGCGCCTGCGCATCGAGGGATCGGTACCGAGCGTCATCGAGCGAACCCTGGCCGAGGATCTGGCAAACCTGGTCGCGAACGGGGTGCCGGTCGACAACGCGCTCGAACTGGATGCGACCTTCGCGGCGAGTCCGGGGCCTCTCACTGCCCGGGTCGAAGACCTGGATGTGGCGACGAGGATCCGCGAGCGCCTGGAGTGGCAGATCAGCACGAGCGGGCTGGAGGTTTCCGTCGAGATCGACGGGGGCATCGCTCGCCTCCAGGGTCGAGTCGGCTCGACCGGAGCGTCCGATCGCGTCGCGACGCTCGTCAGGACCACCGAAGGGGTTCGCGAGGTCTTCAATTACATCAACGTCGACTCGGATGTCTTGACCGAGGAGCGCGAGCGGCAGGCTGCAGTCGCCGAGGTGCAGCGCTCCGATACCTGGATCGCCAATCGCCTGGAGGCCGTCCTGCGCTACGATACCACCGTGAACGCGTCCAGCATGGAGGTGAGCTCGACCGACGGGGTGGTGTTGCTTCGCGGCACCGTCACGTCGCTGGCCGAGCGCCAAGTTGCCGAGGCGCTGGCGGGCGACATCTTGGGCGTGCGCGAGGTGGAATCGCTGCTGAGCTTCGAGAGACCCATGTGACCCTCGCGGTGCGCGTCTCTGCGCACCGCGGTGATGTCCTCGATTCCCCGTTTC contains:
- the cbiQ gene encoding cobalt ECF transporter T component CbiQ, encoding MGHLLEPAEPATTARGARRGWLRDLDPRLRIVAATLFALVVVSLSGLQTLALALGLAILLMFWARLPAGPTLKRMAAMDGLMLFILVLLPFTVPGTPIFAWGSFSASAEGLNKAITIVLKANAIVLALLSLVGSLEAVTLGHALARLRMPATLVQLLLFTVRYISVIGEEYARLRTAMRARGFRPGNNRHTYQSLGYLVGMLLVRSLERSERILAAMRCRGFQGHFHLLDQFAYRPGDAVFAGAAVVAFAALLALDLLHAPLV
- a CDS encoding energy-coupling factor ABC transporter ATP-binding protein: MPPLFELSGVRFAYPGQAPVLMDVSLGLEAGERIALTGPNGSGKSTLLHIMVGLLRPQAGTVVAFGTPRRKEQDFHEVRQRVGLVFQDPDDQLFCPTVAEDIAFGPLNLGQSKTEVLEVVDRTLDRLQLRHLRDRVTHKLSGGEKRLVGLATVLAMEPDVLLLDEPTNALDEATRARLVAILNALPQALILISHDAHFRRKVTSHQYRIRDGVIGALEVHCAHVE
- a CDS encoding BON domain-containing protein — translated: MKSTRPHRVLMTSALLILFSVSPLRADADAAIAAKVETIIALNQHLSGYAIQILSQDGRLRIEGSVPSVIERTLAEDLANLVANGVPVDNALELDATFAASPGPLTARVEDLDVATRIRERLEWQISTSGLEVSVEIDGGIARLQGRVGSTGASDRVATLVRTTEGVREVFNYINVDSDVLTEERERQAAVAEVQRSDTWIANRLEAVLRYDTTVNASSMEVSSTDGVVLLRGTVTSLAERQVAEALAGDILGVREVESLLSFERPM